In the Flavobacterium acetivorans genome, one interval contains:
- a CDS encoding purine-nucleoside phosphorylase gives MWEQVQETVSYIQARNNFTPEYGIILGSGLGSFTDDIQIAFTLPYDEIPNFPVSTVQGHKGALVFGTIGNKKVVAMQGRFHYYEGYSMKEVTFPVRVLKYLGVEKLIVSNASGGVNPDYKLGEIVIIKDHINFSPEHPLRGKNDERFGPRFVNMSEPYSRKMIAKAKELAKSLNIEVKDGIYFGLQGPSFETLAEYRMVRILGADCVGMSTVAEVIVARHMNLETFGISVITDIGDEDNIDSISHDEVLEAAQNAEPRVRQLIKELILSY, from the coding sequence ATGTGGGAACAAGTACAAGAAACCGTTAGTTATATTCAAGCCAGAAATAATTTCACTCCTGAATATGGAATTATTTTGGGTTCAGGATTGGGTAGTTTTACAGATGATATTCAAATAGCATTTACTTTGCCTTATGATGAAATCCCAAATTTTCCAGTTTCAACCGTTCAGGGACACAAAGGAGCTTTGGTTTTTGGGACAATTGGAAACAAGAAAGTGGTTGCCATGCAAGGACGTTTTCATTATTATGAAGGCTATTCTATGAAGGAGGTTACTTTTCCGGTTCGTGTATTGAAATATTTGGGTGTCGAAAAATTAATTGTTTCTAATGCTTCCGGTGGTGTGAACCCCGATTATAAGTTGGGCGAAATAGTAATTATCAAAGACCATATCAATTTTTCGCCTGAACATCCTTTACGCGGAAAAAATGACGAGCGATTTGGTCCTCGTTTTGTCAATATGAGTGAACCTTATTCAAGAAAAATGATTGCTAAGGCTAAAGAACTGGCCAAAAGTTTGAATATTGAGGTCAAGGACGGAATTTATTTTGGTTTGCAAGGCCCTAGTTTTGAAACTTTGGCCGAATATAGAATGGTTCGAATATTGGGAGCCGATTGTGTTGGGATGTCAACTGTGGCCGAAGTTATTGTAGCGCGACACATGAATTTGGAAACCTTTGGTATTTCAGTAATCACAGATATTGGTGATGAAGATAATATAGACTCCATTTCGCATGATGAGGTTTTGGAGGCAGCCCAAAATGCAGAGCCTAGGGTGAGGCAGTTAATTAAAGAATTAATTTTGAGTTATTAG
- the lpxK gene encoding tetraacyldisaccharide 4'-kinase: MNLLRKILFPFAVLYGLITSIRNFLFDKGILKSYAFDLPVIAVGNLSVGGTGKTPQIEYLIRLLSDKYKTATLSRGYKRQSEGFVLADASSNAQILGDEPFQYFQKFPNIKVAVDANRKNGIEQLLAQTDKPEVILLDDAFQHRKVKAGFYILLTSYGDLFCDDLMLPTGNLRESRSGAQRANIIIVTKCPFNLSQEKQNDIKNKLKLAASQELYFTFIAYDNFIYGESGKMNVNEIQSASKLLVAGIAKPEPFFAYLQDTNDACLSFPDHHNFTDKDILEIKNSAQNNIIITTEKDYVRLKGRLPSEQLFYLPIQSAFLSGSENFDKTILNYVGTSTRNR; this comes from the coding sequence ATGAATTTACTTAGAAAAATACTCTTCCCTTTTGCTGTTTTATATGGTTTGATAACGAGTATTCGTAATTTTCTTTTTGATAAGGGAATTTTAAAATCATATGCTTTTGATTTGCCTGTAATTGCGGTGGGGAATCTAAGTGTTGGCGGCACCGGAAAAACACCTCAAATAGAATATTTGATCCGATTGCTTTCAGATAAATACAAAACAGCAACTTTAAGTCGTGGCTATAAAAGACAATCCGAAGGATTTGTTTTGGCTGATGCCAGCTCGAATGCACAAATTTTGGGAGACGAGCCTTTTCAATATTTTCAAAAGTTTCCCAATATAAAAGTAGCGGTTGATGCCAACAGAAAAAACGGAATAGAGCAATTATTGGCACAAACCGATAAGCCGGAAGTGATTTTACTCGACGATGCTTTTCAACATCGAAAAGTCAAGGCGGGATTTTATATTTTGCTTACTTCTTATGGTGATTTGTTTTGTGATGATTTGATGTTGCCAACAGGAAATCTTCGCGAGAGCAGAAGCGGAGCCCAGCGGGCCAATATAATTATTGTTACGAAATGTCCTTTTAATCTTTCGCAAGAAAAACAGAATGACATTAAAAACAAATTAAAACTTGCTGCAAGCCAAGAATTGTACTTTACTTTTATAGCCTATGATAATTTTATCTATGGGGAAAGCGGAAAGATGAATGTTAATGAAATTCAATCGGCGTCTAAATTACTTGTGGCGGGAATTGCAAAACCGGAGCCGTTTTTTGCCTATTTACAAGATACAAATGATGCGTGTTTGTCATTTCCGGATCATCATAATTTTACCGATAAAGATATTTTAGAAATTAAAAATTCAGCTCAAAACAATATTATTATTACTACTGAGAAAGATTATGTTCGGTTAAAAGGGCGATTGCCAAGCGAGCAACTTTTTTATTTACCAATACAAAGTGCTTTCCTCTCTGGAAGTGAAAATTTTGACAAAACCATTTTGAATTATGTGGGAACAAGTACAAGAAACCGTTAG
- a CDS encoding Nif3-like dinuclear metal center hexameric protein has translation MKIKEILSVLEEMAPLAYAEDFDNVGLLVGDQNAEATGVLVCHDAIENVIDEAVAKKCNLVVCFHPILFSGLKKITGKNYVERAIIKAIKNDIAIYAVHTALDNHQDGVNKIFCDALGLTNTKILIPKQNFIRKLITYTISENAEKVRNALFDAGAGNIGNYEDCSFNSKGIGTYMGNQHSNPQLGERFEFVETEEIKIEVTFEKHLETKILKALFSHHAYEEVAYEIYDLQNQHQNIGLGMIGEFETPLNETDFLALVKNKMQADGIRHSAFIGKPIKKVAVLGGSGSYAIKNAIRAGADAFLTADLKYHQFYEAENQLLLADIGHFESERYTKNYIVDYLRKKILNFAIILSEENTNPVKYL, from the coding sequence ATGAAAATAAAAGAAATTCTTTCTGTATTAGAAGAAATGGCGCCACTCGCCTATGCCGAAGATTTTGACAATGTAGGTTTATTGGTAGGAGACCAAAACGCTGAAGCAACTGGCGTTTTAGTTTGTCATGATGCTATTGAAAACGTAATTGACGAAGCTGTGGCTAAAAAATGCAATTTGGTTGTTTGTTTCCACCCTATTTTATTTTCAGGTTTAAAGAAAATTACAGGGAAAAATTACGTGGAGCGCGCCATAATAAAAGCCATCAAGAACGATATCGCCATTTACGCCGTACATACCGCCTTAGACAATCATCAGGACGGAGTCAATAAAATATTTTGTGATGCGTTGGGATTGACCAATACCAAAATCCTAATCCCAAAACAAAATTTTATACGAAAACTCATTACTTATACAATTTCCGAAAATGCCGAAAAAGTGCGAAATGCATTGTTTGATGCCGGAGCGGGAAATATAGGCAATTATGAAGACTGCAGTTTCAATTCTAAAGGCATAGGAACCTACATGGGCAATCAACACAGCAATCCTCAATTAGGGGAACGCTTTGAATTTGTAGAAACTGAAGAAATAAAAATCGAAGTCACTTTCGAAAAACATCTGGAAACTAAAATCCTCAAAGCGCTTTTCAGCCATCATGCTTATGAAGAAGTAGCTTATGAAATTTATGATTTGCAAAACCAACATCAAAATATAGGTTTGGGGATGATTGGCGAATTTGAAACTCCCTTGAATGAAACAGATTTTCTGGCACTCGTTAAAAACAAAATGCAGGCCGACGGGATTCGCCATTCCGCTTTTATAGGGAAACCCATAAAAAAAGTGGCTGTTCTTGGCGGATCGGGAAGTTATGCCATAAAAAATGCGATTAGGGCTGGAGCCGATGCTTTTTTGACCGCTGATTTAAAGTACCATCAGTTTTATGAAGCCGAAAACCAGTTACTTTTAGCCGATATTGGACATTTTGAAAGCGAACGCTATACAAAAAATTATATTGTTGATTATCTTCGGAAAAAAATCCTTAATTTTGCAATCATTTTATCTGAAGAAAATACAAATCCAGTTAAGTACTTATAG
- a CDS encoding zinc ribbon domain-containing protein, with protein MANTKELSVEDKLRAIYDLQLIDSRIDEIRNVRGELPLEVEDLEDEVAGLSTRSEKLKSELEVIEDLIKAKKNAIDEHKEAIKKYTKQQETVRNNREFNSLTKEVEFQELEIQLAEKQMKEMKASIEHKKEIIAQSKERLEIKSNHLKHKKLELDAIMSETAKEEEFLTEKSAEFQAQIEERLLAAYTRIRSSVRNGLAVVSIERGASAGSFFTIPPQTQVEIASRKKIIIDEHSGRILVDSVLADEEREKMENLFSKF; from the coding sequence ATGGCGAATACGAAAGAATTAAGTGTTGAGGACAAGTTAAGAGCAATTTACGATTTACAATTGATTGACTCTAGAATTGACGAAATTAGAAATGTAAGAGGTGAACTTCCTCTTGAAGTGGAAGATCTTGAAGATGAAGTTGCTGGTCTAAGCACCCGTTCTGAAAAATTGAAAAGTGAACTTGAAGTAATCGAGGATCTTATCAAAGCAAAAAAGAATGCAATTGATGAGCACAAAGAGGCTATCAAAAAATACACAAAACAACAGGAAACGGTTCGTAACAATAGAGAATTCAACTCTTTGACTAAAGAAGTTGAGTTTCAAGAGCTTGAAATTCAATTAGCTGAAAAGCAAATGAAAGAAATGAAAGCTTCTATTGAACACAAGAAAGAGATTATCGCTCAATCAAAAGAAAGATTAGAAATTAAATCTAATCACTTAAAACATAAAAAGCTAGAATTAGACGCTATCATGTCTGAAACTGCCAAAGAAGAAGAATTCTTAACAGAAAAATCTGCTGAATTTCAAGCACAGATTGAAGAAAGATTATTAGCTGCTTACACCAGAATTCGTTCAAGTGTTCGTAATGGTTTAGCTGTTGTATCTATTGAAAGAGGTGCTTCTGCAGGGTCATTCTTCACGATTCCACCTCAAACACAAGTAGAAATTGCTTCTAGAAAGAAAATCATTATTGACGAGCATTCAGGAAGGATATTAGTTGACAGCGTACTTGCCGATGAAGAAAGAGAAAAAATGGAAAATTTATTTTCTAAATTTTAA
- a CDS encoding alpha/beta fold hydrolase gives MKKSIYFVFTKSVGLYINLLSFVSPAKATQLAYSLFSNPRKGKLSKINLPKVLEEAEKETFRHKEHSFQTYTWKGNEKTILLVHGWESNASRWENILPYLQKSGSTIIAIDGPAHGLSSGTEFNIPQYAEFIDIVVQKFKPQSLIGHSLGGKTCLYYQSVYQNNSLEKMVVLGSPSDFKIILNNYISLLSLNTKISKGLERHYLEHFRLQLDYFSGQLFASKIKIKGFIAHDMDDEVVLFEEGKKIACTWEGAIFIETKGLGHSMHDDELYKRVSEFLFE, from the coding sequence ATGAAAAAATCAATCTATTTCGTTTTCACCAAGTCCGTCGGACTTTACATTAACCTCCTGAGTTTTGTATCTCCAGCCAAGGCAACCCAACTTGCCTATTCCCTTTTTAGCAATCCTAGAAAAGGAAAACTATCCAAAATCAATCTGCCAAAAGTATTAGAGGAAGCCGAAAAAGAAACCTTCCGACACAAGGAGCATTCTTTTCAGACCTACACTTGGAAAGGAAATGAAAAAACCATTTTATTAGTTCATGGCTGGGAGAGCAATGCCTCTCGTTGGGAAAATATCCTGCCTTATCTTCAAAAATCCGGCAGCACCATTATTGCCATAGACGGCCCAGCTCACGGCCTCTCAAGCGGTACTGAATTCAATATTCCGCAGTATGCAGAATTCATAGATATTGTAGTGCAAAAGTTCAAACCACAATCCCTCATTGGGCATTCTCTGGGAGGAAAAACTTGCTTGTACTACCAATCCGTTTATCAAAACAACAGTCTAGAAAAAATGGTCGTTTTAGGATCCCCAAGCGATTTCAAAATCATACTCAACAATTACATCTCCTTATTGAGCCTGAACACTAAAATATCCAAAGGCTTGGAAAGACATTATTTAGAACATTTCCGACTTCAACTGGACTATTTCTCCGGACAACTATTTGCCTCCAAAATAAAAATCAAAGGATTTATTGCCCACGATATGGATGACGAGGTTGTATTATTTGAGGAAGGAAAAAAAATAGCCTGCACTTGGGAAGGCGCAATTTTCATAGAAACCAAAGGCTTGGGACACAGCATGCATGATGACGAATTATACAAAAGAGTTTCCGAATTTTTGTTTGAGTAA
- the rluF gene encoding 23S rRNA pseudouridine(2604) synthase RluF, with protein sequence MEENLKRLNKFIGETGYCSRREADKLIEEGRVTINGIVPEMGTKVSPDDEVRIDGKLIREKTEKPVYLAFNKPVGIECTTNLEVRNNIVDYINYPKRIFPIGRLDKASEGLIFMTNDGDIVNKILRARNNHEKEYTVTVNRPITDRFIERMGNGVPILDTVTKKCKVEQISKYIFKIILTQGLNRQIRRMTEYLGYEVTALKRIRIINISLDIPVGRYRDLTDAEIKELNELIEPSSKTEEASLPKPEASKKRTEFIKRDDPKFKKRGDY encoded by the coding sequence ATGGAAGAAAATCTAAAACGTCTCAATAAATTCATAGGAGAAACGGGCTATTGTTCCCGTCGTGAAGCCGATAAACTAATCGAAGAAGGACGCGTAACCATTAACGGAATTGTTCCGGAAATGGGGACCAAAGTAAGCCCTGATGATGAAGTGCGTATTGACGGTAAATTGATTCGAGAAAAGACAGAAAAACCGGTTTATCTTGCTTTCAACAAACCTGTAGGAATTGAATGCACCACCAATCTTGAAGTTCGCAACAATATTGTAGATTACATCAATTATCCCAAACGTATTTTTCCTATTGGTCGTTTAGACAAAGCCAGTGAAGGATTGATTTTCATGACTAATGACGGCGATATTGTCAACAAAATATTGCGAGCCAGAAACAATCACGAAAAGGAATACACTGTTACAGTAAACAGACCCATTACAGATCGTTTTATTGAACGAATGGGGAATGGAGTTCCTATTCTGGACACGGTGACTAAAAAATGTAAAGTAGAACAAATCAGCAAATACATTTTCAAAATCATATTGACGCAAGGACTAAATCGTCAGATTCGTAGAATGACCGAATATTTAGGTTATGAGGTAACAGCCTTAAAACGCATTCGAATTATCAACATTTCACTCGATATTCCCGTAGGACGCTACCGAGATTTGACCGATGCCGAAATCAAAGAACTAAACGAACTAATTGAACCTTCGAGCAAAACCGAAGAAGCGAGTTTACCCAAACCGGAAGCCTCGAAAAAAAGAACGGAATTCATCAAAAGAGATGATCCTAAATTTAAGAAAAGAGGAGATTATTAA
- a CDS encoding magnesium transporter CorA family protein, whose protein sequence is MKAFYKNNNGLIAVQEWFPNCWINIECPTEAEKKYLLEELQIPEAFYNDIEDIDERPRIEIENGWCLIIMRIPVKSNDVKLPFHTIPVGIVFKGEVCVSLSFHKTEMLTDFVTYTQKKGIDIKDNFDLVLRLLLSSSVWYLKYLKQVNQKIKLAEDNLEKSIKNEELQALLQIEKCLVFFMTSLKGNDILLHRIKNIKSQRVNFDFDLLEDVEIELRQAQETTNIYSDILTGTMDAYASVISNNMNNIMKQMTSISIILMIPTVIASFYGMNVPNTLQTNPFGLWIVLFFSVVLSALGVFLFKRKRWF, encoded by the coding sequence ATGAAAGCTTTTTACAAAAACAATAACGGATTAATTGCAGTGCAAGAATGGTTTCCTAATTGCTGGATAAATATAGAATGTCCAACAGAAGCCGAAAAAAAATATTTACTCGAAGAGCTTCAAATTCCCGAAGCATTTTATAACGACATTGAAGATATTGATGAAAGACCCCGTATTGAGATAGAAAACGGCTGGTGCTTAATCATTATGCGTATTCCTGTGAAAAGTAACGATGTAAAACTTCCTTTTCATACGATTCCCGTTGGGATTGTTTTCAAAGGCGAAGTTTGTGTTAGCCTGAGTTTTCATAAAACAGAAATGTTGACAGACTTTGTGACTTACACTCAGAAAAAAGGAATCGATATCAAGGATAATTTTGATTTGGTGCTCAGGCTGCTGTTGTCTTCCAGCGTTTGGTATTTGAAATACTTAAAACAAGTCAATCAAAAAATTAAACTGGCCGAAGATAATTTGGAGAAATCTATCAAAAATGAAGAGCTACAGGCTTTGCTTCAAATAGAGAAATGTTTGGTGTTCTTTATGACTTCCTTGAAAGGAAATGATATTCTTTTGCACCGAATTAAGAATATTAAGTCGCAAAGAGTCAATTTCGACTTTGATTTGTTGGAAGATGTAGAGATTGAATTGCGTCAAGCCCAAGAAACGACTAATATTTACAGTGATATCTTGACTGGAACAATGGATGCTTATGCGTCGGTTATTTCGAATAATATGAATAATATTATGAAGCAAATGACTTCTATCTCGATCATTTTGATGATTCCTACCGTAATTGCCAGTTTCTACGGAATGAACGTCCCGAATACTTTGCAGACTAATCCATTTGGCTTATGGATCGTGCTGTTCTTCTCTGTTGTTCTGTCCGCCTTGGGCGTGTTTTTATTCAAAAGAAAAAGATGGTTTTAA
- a CDS encoding DUF1801 domain-containing protein has product MENPQGIQFKTLEEFLGYLPEDELEIVLHLRKIILECMMDCKEKLAYNVPFYYRHSRICYIWPASVPWAKVGKSVAIGFCKGASFLDETFETAQFSSKQIFTSIKEIDISFLKQKIHEAILIDEQIVKTRRRRIQ; this is encoded by the coding sequence ATGGAAAATCCACAAGGAATACAATTTAAAACTTTAGAAGAGTTTCTGGGTTATTTGCCAGAAGACGAACTGGAAATAGTGCTCCATCTGCGTAAAATTATTCTGGAATGCATGATGGATTGCAAAGAGAAATTAGCTTACAATGTTCCTTTTTATTACCGTCATTCGCGGATTTGTTATATCTGGCCTGCTTCTGTCCCTTGGGCGAAAGTTGGAAAGAGTGTGGCAATAGGTTTTTGTAAAGGAGCTTCTTTTTTAGATGAAACTTTTGAAACAGCCCAATTTAGTTCTAAACAAATATTCACTTCAATAAAAGAGATTGATATTTCATTTTTGAAGCAAAAAATTCATGAGGCTATTTTAATTGACGAACAAATCGTTAAAACCAGACGAAGAAGGATACAATAA
- a CDS encoding bifunctional 5,10-methylenetetrahydrofolate dehydrogenase/5,10-methenyltetrahydrofolate cyclohydrolase, protein MQLLDGKKTAEDIKREIAAEVQKMKDNGEKVPHLAAIIVGNDGASLTYVGSKVKACERVGFESTLVKMPSTTSETELLKKIKELNEDANIDGFIVQLPLPEQIDEQKVLMAVDPSKDVDGFHPENFGKMALDMSTFIPATPFGILELLERYNVETKGKHTVVIGRSHIVGRPMSILMGRKGFPGNSTVTLTHSYTKNIAQITTQADIIITALGVPNYLKAEMVKDGVVVIDVGITRVADESNEKGYVITGDVDFDNVSKKASFITPVPGGVGPMTIAMLMKNTLLAREMKILKLEE, encoded by the coding sequence ATGCAACTACTAGACGGAAAAAAAACAGCGGAGGACATTAAAAGGGAAATCGCAGCCGAAGTACAAAAGATGAAAGACAATGGGGAAAAGGTACCTCATTTAGCAGCAATAATTGTGGGTAATGATGGTGCTAGTTTAACTTATGTAGGAAGTAAGGTGAAAGCATGCGAAAGAGTAGGTTTTGAATCTACTTTGGTGAAAATGCCAAGCACCACGTCTGAAACAGAATTGTTGAAAAAGATAAAAGAGTTGAATGAAGATGCAAACATTGATGGATTCATCGTTCAATTGCCGCTTCCAGAGCAAATTGATGAGCAAAAAGTATTGATGGCTGTTGATCCTAGCAAAGATGTTGACGGATTTCATCCGGAGAACTTTGGGAAAATGGCTTTGGACATGAGTACTTTTATTCCTGCTACTCCTTTTGGAATTCTGGAATTGTTAGAAAGATATAATGTAGAGACAAAAGGGAAGCATACTGTTGTTATTGGTCGTAGTCACATTGTGGGAAGACCAATGAGTATTTTGATGGGAAGAAAAGGTTTTCCAGGGAATTCTACCGTTACATTAACGCACAGTTATACTAAAAACATTGCTCAAATAACAACTCAGGCCGATATTATTATCACAGCGCTTGGCGTTCCTAACTATTTGAAAGCTGAAATGGTTAAGGATGGCGTTGTTGTAATTGACGTAGGGATTACCAGAGTTGCCGATGAATCTAACGAAAAAGGGTATGTGATTACCGGAGATGTAGATTTTGACAATGTGAGTAAGAAAGCAAGTTTTATTACACCAGTTCCTGGAGGAGTAGGACCTATGACTATTGCAATGTTGATGAAAAACACACTTTTGGCAAGAGAAATGAAAATTTTGAAATTAGAAGAATAA
- the ffh gene encoding signal recognition particle protein, producing MFDNLSDKLDKAFHILKGHGKITEVNVADTLKEVRRALLDADVNFKIAKDFTTRVKEKAIGQDVLTTLQPGQLLVKLVKDELTELMGGDVAGINLSGAPTVILMSGLQGSGKTTFSGKLANYLLTKKNKKPLLVACDIYRPAAIQQLYVVGDSIGVEVYSEPENKNPVEIAQNAIKHAKANGFNVVIVDTAGRLAVDQEMMDEISRVHKAIQPQETLFVVDAMTGQDAVNTAKAFNDILNFDGVILTKLDGDTRGGAALSIKSVVNKPIKFVGTGEKMEAIDVFYPVRMAERILGMGDVVSLVERAQEQFDEDEARKIQKKIAKNEFGFDDFLSQIQQVKKMGNMKDLVGMIPGASKAMKNVEIEDDAFKHIEAIIHSMTPIERSKPALIDVKRKARIAKGSGTKIEQVNQLMKQFEQMSKMMKMMQGPGGKNLMKMMGGMKGMPGGMH from the coding sequence ATGTTCGATAATTTAAGCGATAAACTAGATAAAGCCTTCCATATATTAAAAGGTCACGGAAAAATCACCGAAGTAAACGTAGCAGATACTCTAAAAGAGGTTCGAAGAGCTTTACTTGATGCCGATGTGAATTTTAAAATTGCCAAAGATTTTACCACAAGAGTGAAAGAAAAAGCAATTGGACAAGACGTATTAACTACACTTCAGCCGGGACAGTTATTGGTAAAGTTAGTTAAAGACGAACTTACGGAATTGATGGGTGGGGATGTGGCAGGAATTAACCTTTCTGGCGCACCAACCGTTATCTTGATGTCAGGTTTGCAAGGTTCCGGGAAAACAACTTTCTCGGGAAAACTAGCGAATTATCTTTTGACAAAAAAGAACAAAAAACCACTTTTGGTTGCTTGTGATATCTATCGTCCGGCGGCAATCCAGCAATTGTATGTTGTGGGAGATTCTATTGGTGTTGAGGTTTACTCAGAACCAGAGAATAAAAATCCTGTTGAAATTGCTCAAAATGCAATTAAGCACGCTAAAGCAAATGGTTTTAATGTGGTTATTGTCGATACTGCGGGTCGTTTGGCTGTGGATCAGGAAATGATGGATGAGATTTCTCGCGTTCACAAAGCAATTCAACCACAAGAGACTTTATTTGTTGTGGATGCCATGACAGGTCAAGATGCTGTAAATACGGCAAAAGCATTCAACGATATTTTGAATTTTGACGGTGTAATCCTGACTAAATTAGATGGTGATACTCGTGGAGGAGCTGCACTTTCGATAAAATCAGTAGTTAACAAACCGATTAAATTTGTTGGAACAGGAGAAAAAATGGAGGCTATTGATGTGTTCTATCCGGTTCGTATGGCAGAGCGTATCCTTGGAATGGGTGACGTGGTGTCTTTGGTAGAAAGAGCGCAAGAGCAGTTTGATGAAGATGAAGCCAGAAAAATTCAAAAGAAAATTGCCAAAAATGAATTTGGTTTTGACGATTTCCTTTCCCAAATTCAGCAAGTGAAGAAAATGGGTAACATGAAGGATTTGGTTGGAATGATACCGGGTGCTTCAAAAGCAATGAAGAATGTAGAGATAGAAGATGATGCTTTCAAACACATTGAGGCTATCATTCACTCTATGACTCCTATTGAAAGATCAAAACCAGCCCTTATAGACGTTAAAAGAAAAGCGAGAATAGCCAAAGGCTCCGGGACAAAAATTGAACAAGTCAATCAATTGATGAAACAGTTTGAGCAAATGAGTAAGATGATGAAAATGATGCAAGGACCAGGAGGGAAAAACCTCATGAAGATGATGGGCGGAATGAAAGGAATGCCAGGCGGAATGCACTAA